A window of Fundidesulfovibrio soli contains these coding sequences:
- the fliS gene encoding flagellar export chaperone FliS, producing MQKAAQAYIQTQVNTVTQGDLVVMLFDGCIKFLRQAKEAMTAKDYARKGVLISKALDVIAELQSSLNLQKGGEVAENLSKLYLLCSTKLLMANMNMDQGIVDQVVNMLSGVRDAFAQINTPEFVPQAPASMQQARSSGPGLATAGMAAPSAGAPVHKAFAAYSQAKK from the coding sequence ATGCAAAAGGCGGCGCAAGCATATATCCAGACCCAGGTGAACACCGTCACCCAGGGCGACCTGGTGGTCATGCTCTTCGACGGCTGCATAAAATTCCTGCGTCAGGCCAAAGAGGCCATGACCGCCAAGGATTACGCGCGCAAGGGCGTCCTCATCTCCAAGGCCCTGGACGTCATCGCGGAGCTGCAGAGCAGCCTGAACCTGCAGAAGGGCGGCGAGGTGGCCGAGAACCTCTCCAAGCTCTACCTGCTGTGCTCCACCAAGCTGCTCATGGCCAACATGAACATGGACCAGGGCATCGTGGACCAGGTTGTGAACATGCTCTCCGGCGTGCGCGACGCCTTCGCCCAGATCAACACCCCCGAGTTCGTGCCGCAGGCTCCCGCCTCCATGCAGCAGGCCCGCAGCAGCGGCCCCGGCCTGGCCACGGCCGGCATGGCAGCCCCGTCGGCCGGCGCGCCGGTGCACAAGGCCTTCGCGGCCTATTCCCAGGCCAAGAAGTAG